The proteins below are encoded in one region of Diorhabda carinulata isolate Delta chromosome 3, icDioCari1.1, whole genome shotgun sequence:
- the LOC130891787 gene encoding protein NEDD1-like — protein MTLAAITKDVRFYRWPNINYIGIYETPLDSKSIKSISWSCDGRKVVAVKSKGGPVIIQVPNKDQQIEIVDCAYVNHVSIGVFSNINPDVVAYGTDEGYVLIYNIKHTRHPQECLSLSGQIQNLGFSADDQLLAVDNASNSIVLYNSNYKPCASFFIPNNTSFSNVIFSKYSTNLLAATYKDSIVSLWNTETIDSLFTSEQHSSKITDIAFFENGLSSVGTDGKFISYDLRSYKANCCVLDCPLSSLAYLNGTYEIAVSTFSGQIRSYDARNMKSPLKTLVAIANNGIKKIAFPFYSNVCFPQVRKKYLDDFSASGDFSIASGSSPCRQHVSGEEKTLYKIEGDSSDIFETITSNQPCMNLEEINKLVEERLNEATKEFEEKLIQTFYKLRIGTSKKFITLEERILQNWNNFVDYLKLSGEKEAPCTSAVGMRKSCYDEKNTEEDSEMTNNDKV, from the coding sequence ATGACCCTTGCAGCAATAACCAAGGATGTCAGATTTTATAGATGGCCCAATATTAATTACATAGGAATATATGAAACGCCTCTAGACAGTAAGTCAATAAAAAGTATTTCATGGTCTTGCGATGGGAGAAAAGTGGTAGCCGTAAAAAGCAAAGGCGGTCCAGTGATTATACAAGTGCCTAATAAGGATCAACAAATTGAAATAGTTGATTGTGCTTATGTGAACCATGTTTCCATTGGtgttttttcgaatataaatccTGATGTGGTAGCTTATGGAACTGATGAAGGATACGTTTTGATTTACAATATAAAACATACCCGCCACCCTCAAGAATGTTTGAGCCTTTCGggacaaattcaaaatttgggCTTTTCTGCTGACGATCAACTTTTAGCGGTGGATAATGCTTCCAATTCAATTGTCTTATATAATTCTAATTATAAACCGTGTGCAAGCTTTTTTATTCCGAATAATACTTCTttttcaaatgtgatatttagTAAATACTCCACAAACTTACTGGCCGCAACGTACAAAGATTCCATCGTGTCTTTATGGAACACGGAAACCATTGATAGTTTATTCACCAGTGAACAACATTCGTCAAAGATAACCGATATTGCTTTTTTTGAAAACGGGCTATCTTCTGTGGGTACGGACGGTAAATTCATTAGCTACGACTTGAGATCCTATAAAGCCAATTGTTGTGTATTAGATTGTCCTTTATCCAGTTTAGCATATCTGAATGGAACATACGAAATTGCTGTGAGTACATTTTCAGGACAAATCAGAAGCTACGACGCAAGAAATATGAAATCTCCTTTGAAAACACTGGTAGCTATCGCTAATAATGGTATTAAGAAAATTGCTTTCCCTTTCTATTCAAATGTATGTTTTCCTCAAGTCAGAAAAAAATACTTGGATGATTTTTCTGCTTCCGGTGATTTTAGTATAGCGTCTGGTTCTTCTCCTTGTCGTCAACACGTAAGCGGCgaagaaaaaacattatataagATCGAAGGTGATTCATCCGACATATTCGAAACTATAACTTCTAACCAACCATGTATGAATcttgaagaaataaacaaactCGTAGAAGAGAGATTGAACGAAGCGACTAAGGAATTCGaggaaaaattgattcaaacttTCTATAAATTGAGAATTGGCACAAGTAAAAAGTTTATTACTTTGGAAGAGAGAATTTTACAAAACTGGAATAATTTCGtggattatttaaaattgtctGGAGAAAAAGAAGCGCCTTGTACAAGTGCAGTAGGTATGCGTAAAAGTTGTTATGACGAGAAAAATACAGAAGAAGATTCTGAAATGACGAATAATGATAAAGTTTag